One part of the Actinomyces howellii genome encodes these proteins:
- the pulA gene encoding pullulanase-type alpha-1,6-glucosidase — protein MTFTYAIRCELDTASAFPAVVGSAEQRAYWVTPTLLAWPLSLLPVGTGRESVVSSSGEPVAGSGLSLQLVTAPDGGAAAVHGRVVGAVSLRSPTITPLRVVGDLPAEIRAAHPHLEGYIALSLTDATGTALLDVEADSELLTGQVAVAQYTGVGADGTGGRLDAFTGVQTSLLLDALYAEDAARAALGVTFEAGGTRPSFSLWAPTARAVTLLTWETGDPLGSVPEVPGPPVRTTAERGADGCWRVPNSQGRIGVGCQYLWEVEVYVPSTRHVETNRVTDPYSAALTTDSTRSVAVDLSDARLAPSQWATVSPPPVRNDAARSIYELHVRDFSVADDTVPAELRGTYRAFTLDRSTGVRHLAALAQAGMNTIHLLPTFDIATIRERRADQRSPQVPAEAGPASTEQQAAVMEVADDDAYNWGYDPFHWGVPEGSYATDGHQDGGARVVEFRRMVGALHALGYQVVLDQVYNHTAACGQDRLSVLDKVVPGYYHRLDTVGRVTDSTCCANTATENAMCERLMIDSVLRWARWYRVDGFRFDLMGHHPRAVMERLRSALDELTLEADGVDGSRVYLYGEGWNFGEVANNALFVQATHGQLDGTGIGVFNDRLRDAVHGGAPFDHDHRVFQGFGTGLLTQPSGLDPRSWEEQSADLAHRTDLIRLGLVGNLKDYVMTLSDGSVRRGAELIHNGSPAAYASSPQENVNYVDAHDNETLYDLLAYKLPRGMPVAERVRMSTVCLATVSLSQSPAFWSAGTELLRSKSLDRDSYNSGDWFNAIDFSGRSHGFGRGLPPAQRNEAAWHIQAPLLADQLLRPSPEEIAAAREQALDLLRLRSSTPLFSLGEAGLIRDKVSFPGSGYGAPAGVIVMLIDDTAGDRDVDPGLDGVLVVFNASGRELTQTLDGLADRDFRLSPVQAHGSDDIVKLAGFDRSSGTVRVPARTVAVLVEPQDPRR, from the coding sequence ATGACCTTCACCTACGCGATCCGCTGCGAGCTCGACACCGCCTCGGCCTTCCCCGCCGTCGTGGGCAGTGCGGAGCAGCGCGCCTACTGGGTGACCCCGACGCTTCTGGCCTGGCCCCTGTCCCTGCTGCCCGTGGGAACGGGGCGCGAGAGCGTCGTGTCCTCCTCGGGCGAGCCCGTGGCCGGCTCGGGCCTGTCCCTCCAGCTCGTCACCGCACCCGACGGCGGAGCCGCGGCCGTCCACGGCCGCGTCGTGGGTGCCGTGTCCCTGCGCTCCCCCACGATCACGCCGCTGCGGGTCGTCGGCGACCTACCCGCCGAGATCCGAGCGGCTCACCCCCACCTGGAGGGATACATCGCGCTGAGCCTGACCGACGCCACCGGCACCGCCCTGCTCGACGTCGAGGCCGACTCCGAGCTCCTGACCGGGCAGGTCGCCGTGGCCCAGTACACGGGGGTGGGTGCCGACGGCACCGGGGGGCGGCTGGACGCCTTCACCGGTGTGCAGACCTCCCTCCTCCTTGACGCCCTCTACGCCGAGGACGCGGCCCGGGCCGCGCTGGGCGTCACCTTCGAGGCCGGCGGCACCCGCCCCTCCTTCAGTCTGTGGGCGCCCACCGCCCGAGCCGTCACGCTGCTGACCTGGGAGACCGGCGACCCGCTCGGCTCGGTGCCCGAGGTGCCGGGTCCTCCCGTGCGCACCACGGCCGAGCGGGGCGCGGACGGCTGCTGGAGAGTGCCCAACTCGCAGGGAAGGATCGGCGTCGGGTGCCAGTACCTGTGGGAGGTGGAGGTCTACGTCCCCTCCACCCGCCACGTCGAGACCAACCGCGTCACCGACCCCTACTCCGCAGCGCTGACGACCGACTCGACCCGATCGGTCGCCGTCGACCTGTCCGACGCGCGCCTGGCCCCCAGCCAGTGGGCCACCGTCTCCCCGCCTCCGGTGCGCAACGACGCGGCCCGCAGCATCTACGAGCTGCACGTCAGGGACTTCTCCGTCGCCGACGACACCGTCCCGGCCGAGCTGCGCGGCACCTACCGGGCCTTCACCCTCGACCGCTCGACGGGCGTGCGGCACCTGGCAGCCCTGGCCCAGGCCGGCATGAACACGATCCACCTCCTGCCTACCTTCGACATCGCCACGATCCGTGAGCGCCGCGCCGACCAGCGCTCCCCACAGGTCCCGGCCGAGGCGGGGCCGGCATCCACCGAGCAGCAGGCGGCCGTCATGGAGGTGGCCGACGACGACGCCTACAACTGGGGCTACGACCCCTTCCACTGGGGAGTCCCCGAGGGCTCCTACGCCACCGACGGCCACCAGGACGGCGGAGCGCGCGTCGTGGAGTTCCGCCGGATGGTCGGGGCGCTGCACGCCCTGGGCTACCAGGTCGTGCTCGACCAGGTCTACAACCACACGGCGGCCTGCGGGCAGGACCGGTTGAGCGTCCTGGACAAGGTGGTCCCCGGCTACTACCACCGCCTCGACACCGTCGGGAGGGTGACGGACTCGACCTGCTGCGCCAACACGGCCACCGAGAACGCCATGTGCGAGCGCCTCATGATCGACTCGGTGCTCCGCTGGGCGAGGTGGTACCGGGTGGACGGCTTCCGCTTCGACCTCATGGGGCACCACCCGCGCGCGGTCATGGAGCGGCTGCGCTCCGCGCTGGACGAGCTGACCCTCGAGGCCGACGGCGTCGACGGCTCCCGCGTCTACCTGTACGGGGAGGGCTGGAACTTCGGGGAGGTGGCGAACAACGCCCTGTTCGTCCAGGCGACGCACGGCCAGCTCGACGGGACGGGAATCGGCGTGTTCAACGACCGTCTGCGCGACGCGGTCCACGGCGGGGCGCCCTTCGACCACGACCACCGGGTCTTCCAGGGCTTCGGCACCGGCCTGCTCACCCAGCCCAGCGGACTCGACCCGCGCAGCTGGGAGGAGCAGTCGGCGGACCTGGCTCACCGCACCGACCTCATCCGCCTGGGACTGGTGGGCAACCTCAAGGACTACGTCATGACCCTGTCCGACGGCTCGGTGCGTCGGGGGGCCGAGCTCATCCACAACGGCTCCCCGGCCGCCTACGCCTCCAGCCCGCAGGAGAACGTCAACTACGTCGACGCCCACGACAACGAGACCCTCTACGACCTGCTCGCCTACAAGCTGCCGCGGGGGATGCCGGTGGCCGAGCGGGTGCGGATGAGCACCGTGTGCCTGGCGACGGTCAGCCTGTCCCAGTCCCCGGCCTTCTGGTCGGCGGGCACGGAGCTGCTGCGCAGCAAGTCCCTGGACCGGGACTCCTACAACTCCGGAGACTGGTTCAACGCCATCGACTTCTCGGGGCGGAGCCATGGGTTCGGGCGGGGACTGCCCCCTGCTCAGCGCAACGAGGCGGCCTGGCACATCCAGGCGCCGCTGCTGGCCGACCAGCTGCTGCGGCCCTCGCCCGAGGAGATCGCGGCCGCCCGCGAGCAGGCCCTCGACCTGCTGCGGCTGCGCTCCTCGACTCCCTTGTTCAGCCTCGGGGAGGCGGGCCTCATCCGGGACAAGGTGAGCTTTCCGGGGTCGGGCTACGGGGCGCCTGCGGGAGTCATCGTCATGCTCATCGACGACACCGCCGGGGACCGCGACGTCGACCCCGGGCTCGACGGCGTGCTCGTCGTCTTCAACGCCTCGGGGCGGGAGCTGACCCAAACCCTCGACGGGCTGGCCGACCGGGACTTCCGCCTGTCGCCGGTCCAGGCCCACGGCTCCGACGACATCGTCAAACTCGCCGGGTTTGATCGGTCCTCCGGGACGGTGCGCGTCCCGGCGCGCACCGTGGCGGTCCTCGTCGAGCCGCAGGACCCTCGCCGGTGA
- a CDS encoding IS256 family transposase codes for MTVTDEKTGPAGGRGVVEDLVASGGLDGLFERIDSGEVGLTGADGLLPALLKEALERGLQAELTEHLGYDKGEQAPVARGNARNGTTVKTISSEVGSFEIEVPRDRAGSFTPRLVRKGQRRMDGLDSMIISLYAGGMTVREIRHHLESTLGVELSVGTISRITDAVAEAVLDWQRRPLEEFYPVVYLDAIRVKVRVDHRVTTRSAHIAVGVDMDGIKHVLGIWVQAEEGASFWAHVCAELANRGVKDVLIVCCDGLTGLPEAIEATWPDSMVQTCVVHLIRASMRFVAYQDRKKVAAALKQVYAAPSEEAALEALAAFSSSPLGDKYPETVATWDRAWERFTPFLAFPPMLRRVIYTTNSIESLNYQLRKISKNRGHFPSDEAAVKLLWLAICNIEDKRARERDKDRNLPADKRKAKPRVVEGRITTNWKQALAQLATAYPDRINPHL; via the coding sequence ATGACTGTGACTGATGAGAAGACTGGTCCTGCTGGTGGGCGGGGCGTGGTTGAGGATCTTGTTGCCTCGGGTGGCTTGGACGGGTTGTTCGAGCGGATCGACTCGGGTGAGGTGGGGTTGACGGGCGCCGACGGGCTGCTGCCGGCCCTGCTCAAGGAGGCCCTGGAGCGGGGTCTGCAGGCTGAGCTGACGGAGCATCTTGGCTACGACAAGGGCGAGCAGGCGCCGGTGGCTCGTGGCAACGCCCGCAACGGCACCACGGTCAAGACGATCAGCTCTGAGGTCGGCTCGTTCGAGATCGAGGTCCCCCGCGACAGGGCCGGCAGCTTCACGCCGCGGCTGGTCAGGAAGGGGCAGCGGCGGATGGACGGTCTGGACTCGATGATCATCAGCCTGTACGCCGGTGGTATGACGGTGCGCGAGATCCGCCACCACCTGGAGTCCACGCTCGGTGTGGAGCTGTCGGTGGGGACGATCAGCAGGATCACGGACGCCGTGGCCGAGGCGGTCCTGGACTGGCAGCGCCGCCCGCTGGAGGAGTTCTACCCGGTGGTCTACCTCGACGCGATCCGCGTCAAGGTCCGCGTCGACCACAGGGTCACCACCCGCTCGGCCCACATCGCCGTGGGTGTGGACATGGACGGGATCAAGCACGTCCTGGGTATCTGGGTCCAGGCCGAGGAGGGCGCCTCGTTCTGGGCGCACGTGTGCGCCGAGCTGGCCAACAGGGGCGTCAAGGACGTGCTGATCGTGTGCTGTGACGGGCTGACCGGCCTGCCCGAGGCGATCGAGGCGACCTGGCCCGACTCCATGGTCCAGACCTGCGTGGTGCACCTGATCCGTGCCTCCATGAGGTTCGTGGCCTACCAGGACCGTAAGAAGGTCGCCGCTGCTCTCAAGCAGGTCTACGCCGCCCCCAGTGAGGAGGCCGCCCTGGAGGCCCTGGCGGCCTTCAGCAGCTCTCCCCTGGGGGACAAGTACCCCGAGACGGTGGCGACCTGGGACAGGGCGTGGGAGCGTTTCACCCCGTTCCTGGCGTTCCCGCCGATGCTGCGCCGGGTCATCTACACGACCAACAGCATCGAGTCGCTCAACTACCAGCTACGCAAGATCTCCAAGAACCGGGGCCACTTCCCCAGCGACGAGGCCGCTGTCAAGCTGCTGTGGCTGGCGATCTGCAACATCGAGGACAAGCGGGCACGAGAACGCGACAAGGACAGGAACCTGCCCGCGGACAAGCGCAAGGCCAAGCCACGCGTGGTCGAGGGCCGGATCACCACCAACTGGAAACAAGCCCTCGCCCAGCTCGCCACCGCCTACCCCGACCGAATCAACCCCCACCTCTGA
- a CDS encoding IS3 family transposase → MSDKYKLINREEGRYPVASMCRWAGVSRSGYYSWRERAESSRIRRREELAVLVRAEFEASHGAYGYRRIAAALRRQGVSTCQDTVRAVMRAQGLRAAQPRRKVRTTVPARDLGERPDLVRRDFTAEKPGIKWVGDITCIRTWAGFVYLATVLDCCTRKVVGYAMADHMRTDLVCDAIDMAVRRCPHKRGVTIFHSDRGSQYTSQQFSDHLRKYGRACSMVCVSPL, encoded by the coding sequence GTGAGCGACAAGTACAAGCTCATCAACCGCGAGGAAGGCAGATACCCTGTTGCCTCCATGTGCCGCTGGGCCGGGGTGTCCAGGTCCGGGTACTACTCCTGGCGCGAGCGGGCTGAGTCGAGTCGTATCAGGAGACGGGAGGAGCTGGCGGTTCTTGTGCGGGCCGAGTTTGAGGCCTCCCACGGCGCCTACGGGTACCGGCGCATCGCGGCAGCCCTGCGACGTCAAGGCGTGTCAACCTGCCAGGACACTGTGCGTGCGGTCATGCGCGCCCAGGGCCTGAGAGCCGCGCAACCGCGCCGGAAGGTCCGTACCACCGTCCCGGCCCGTGACCTGGGCGAGCGTCCCGATCTCGTGCGCCGTGACTTCACGGCCGAGAAACCCGGAATCAAATGGGTAGGTGACATCACCTGTATCCGCACGTGGGCTGGGTTCGTGTATCTCGCTACGGTGCTGGACTGCTGCACGAGGAAGGTAGTCGGTTACGCGATGGCCGACCACATGCGCACCGACCTGGTCTGTGACGCTATCGACATGGCGGTACGCAGGTGCCCCCACAAGAGAGGGGTAACCATATTCCACTCCGACAGAGGCAGCCAGTACACCTCTCAGCAGTTCTCCGACCACCTGAGGAAGTATGGCAGGGCGTGTTCAATGGTCTGTGTAAGCCCTCTTTGA
- a CDS encoding transposase: protein MSRAKYSDEFKAQVVREVVEKDRTIASVAASYDLVPQTVGNWVARYRKEHSSQEESEAVAESAQIARLRAENCELRQENEFLKKAAAFFAQEQR from the coding sequence ATGTCAAGGGCGAAGTACTCGGACGAGTTCAAGGCGCAGGTTGTGCGTGAGGTCGTCGAGAAGGACCGGACGATCGCGTCGGTCGCGGCCTCCTACGACCTGGTGCCCCAGACGGTGGGGAACTGGGTCGCGAGGTACAGGAAGGAGCACTCCAGCCAGGAGGAAAGTGAAGCAGTCGCAGAGTCCGCGCAGATAGCCAGGCTCAGGGCGGAGAACTGCGAGCTGCGCCAGGAGAACGAGTTCCTGAAAAAAGCGGCGGCCTTCTTCGCGCAGGAACAGCGGTGA
- a CDS encoding IS30 family transposase, with protein MAPSYRIRRETKISPVRETPLTPRGTGHGRRLGAQGRGAIAAGLARGDSLASIARFLGVAVSTVSREVAAGGGRQAYDPQARHAQARAARARPKARVLDSNDQLRALVVQGLRQRWSPQQISRRLAADHPERDDLRVSHETIYQSLYVQGRGTLRAQLGRHYRLRTGRSRRVPRSALAGPLASRPWLADARISTRPAQVADRAVPGHWEGDLVMGAGNRTAMITLVERTTRLVLIAPLLTDHTATTVATVLETMIKGLPRSMARSLTWDQGGEMAQVARFRTATNLEVYFCDPHSPWQRGTNENTNGLIREFFPKGTDLSTYPLHAFEQAQHLLNTRPRQTLDWATPAEAFNRLLQKTEHDTTIALTT; from the coding sequence ATGGCTCCATCCTATCGAATCAGAAGAGAGACGAAAATCTCCCCTGTCCGAGAAACGCCACTCACCCCACGGGGTACCGGGCACGGCAGGCGTCTGGGGGCTCAGGGGCGCGGCGCGATCGCTGCGGGCCTGGCCAGGGGTGATTCCCTGGCCTCGATCGCCCGGTTCCTGGGGGTGGCTGTCTCCACGGTCAGCCGCGAGGTCGCTGCCGGCGGGGGCCGGCAGGCCTACGACCCCCAGGCCCGCCACGCCCAGGCCCGGGCCGCCAGGGCACGGCCCAAGGCGCGTGTGCTGGACTCCAACGACCAGCTGCGGGCCCTGGTGGTCCAGGGCCTGAGACAGCGGTGGTCGCCCCAGCAGATCAGCCGCCGTCTGGCTGCGGACCACCCCGAGCGCGATGATCTTCGTGTGAGCCACGAGACGATCTACCAGTCCCTGTACGTCCAGGGCCGAGGGACGCTGCGCGCCCAGCTGGGCCGTCACTACAGGCTGCGCACCGGGCGGAGTCGGCGCGTGCCACGCTCGGCCCTGGCCGGGCCCCTGGCCTCCAGGCCCTGGCTGGCCGACGCGCGTATCAGCACCCGCCCGGCCCAGGTCGCCGACCGGGCCGTGCCAGGCCACTGGGAGGGCGACCTGGTCATGGGCGCGGGCAACCGCACCGCGATGATCACCCTGGTCGAACGCACCACCCGCCTGGTCCTGATCGCCCCGCTGCTGACCGACCACACCGCCACCACCGTGGCCACGGTGCTGGAGACCATGATCAAGGGCCTGCCCCGCTCCATGGCCCGGTCCCTGACCTGGGACCAGGGCGGCGAGATGGCCCAGGTCGCCCGCTTCAGGACCGCCACCAACCTCGAGGTGTACTTCTGCGACCCCCACAGCCCCTGGCAACGAGGAACCAACGAGAACACCAACGGCCTGATCCGCGAGTTCTTCCCCAAAGGCACCGACCTGTCGACCTACCCCCTCCACGCCTTCGAACAGGCCCAGCACCTCCTCAACACCCGCCCCCGCCAGACCCTAGACTGGGCCACACCCGCAGAAGCCTTCAACAGGCTCCTGCAGAAAACAGAACACGACACCACCATTGCACTCACCACCTGA
- a CDS encoding alpha/beta fold hydrolase gives MIRTGTQHYSADLPTPSPLSEDEVSTMTMPVYVAIADHESMAGGEQAAERAQERLPRVTVKIWLDTTHSLPMQEPEALGADLEELWSAAG, from the coding sequence ATGATCAGGACCGGCACCCAGCACTACTCGGCGGACCTGCCCACTCCGTCGCCGCTGTCGGAGGATGAGGTCTCGACGATGACCATGCCGGTCTACGTCGCGATCGCCGATCACGAATCCATGGCAGGTGGTGAGCAGGCCGCCGAGCGAGCGCAGGAGCGCCTTCCCCGGGTGACGGTCAAGATCTGGCTGGACACTACCCACTCGCTGCCCATGCAGGAGCCCGAGGCGCTGGGTGCTGATCTCGAGGAGCTCTGGAGCGCGGCAGGGTAG
- a CDS encoding DUF4143 domain-containing protein, translating to MGAPPRLRRGLLDSYLSRVIDRDLPDQGYDVRRREVLRRWMAAYAAASSTTTPYRDHLTRLWLLDPVPGWIPANNPIRRLQQAPKHHLADPALAARLLNLSSGSLPGPSGVHMMGPLFESLVTLTVRVLAQAAEATVSHLRLRGGEREVDLIVQGSDGQVLGIEVKLAADVHDSDVRHLPWLREQIPERIADLVVVTTGRTAYRRADGVAVVPLALLGL from the coding sequence ATGGGGGCTCCTCCGCGTCTGCGCCGAGGTCTTCTCGACTCCTACCTCAGCCGCGTCATCGACCGCGACCTGCCGGACCAGGGCTATGACGTGCGTCGCCGGGAGGTGCTCCGTCGGTGGATGGCAGCCTATGCCGCAGCGTCGTCGACGACGACCCCCTACCGCGACCACCTCACCAGGTTGTGGCTGCTCGACCCGGTCCCGGGGTGGATCCCGGCCAACAACCCGATCAGGCGCCTTCAACAGGCCCCCAAGCACCACCTGGCGGATCCCGCGCTCGCGGCTCGACTGCTCAACCTGTCCTCCGGCTCCCTGCCGGGGCCGTCTGGGGTACACATGATGGGACCTCTGTTCGAGTCCCTCGTCACGCTCACAGTTCGGGTCCTCGCTCAGGCAGCGGAGGCGACGGTCAGCCATCTGCGCCTTCGCGGCGGTGAGCGAGAGGTGGACCTCATCGTCCAGGGGTCGGACGGGCAGGTTCTCGGGATCGAGGTCAAGCTCGCCGCGGATGTCCATGACTCCGACGTCCGACATCTGCCCTGGTTGCGCGAACAGATCCCGGAGCGGATCGCCGACCTCGTCGTCGTCACCACTGGTAGAACCGCCTACCGGCGTGCCGACGGCGTCGCCGTCGTCCCGCTCGCCCTGCTCGGTCTGTAA
- the purL gene encoding phosphoribosylformylglycinamidine synthase subunit PurL, whose protein sequence is MAAAPEPAAPVTPQADGLDGRRPVEHPDTVADAAATPDREMPYAELGLKDEEYTSITALLGRRPTNAELAMYSVMWSEHCSYKSSKIHLRQFADKTTPEMREHLLVGMGQNAGVVDIGDGWAVTYKVESHNHPSFVEPYQGAATGVGGIVRDIISMGARPVAVMDQLRFGAVDHPDTARVVHGVVAGVGGYGNCLGLPNIGGETEFDASYQDNPLVNALCVGVLRHEDIHLANASGEGNKVVLFGARTGGDGIGGASILASESFEDGVPAKRPSVQVGDPFMEKVLIECCLDLFEGGLVLGIQDLGAAGISCATSELASNGDGGMHVDLEKVLLRDPTLTAGEILMSESQERMMAVVAPDQLDDFMAVIDRWDVEASVIGEVNGSGRLTIDHFGERIVDVDPRTVAHEGPTYDRPYARPAWQDALNADTTASLPRPTSATELAEQVLAVVTSPGQASVAWVTDQYDRFVRGDTALAQPDDAGVVRVDEATGRGVAIATDANGRFTKLDPATGAAQALAESYRNVCTVGARPRAVTDCLNFGSPEDPDAMWQLVEAITGLAEACRTMGVPVTGGNVSLYNSHGPVKGLPDSSINPTPVVGVLGVMDDVRRANPSGWHEEGLAIVVLGQTSEELDGSVWAKVVHDHLGGMPPTVDLEAEMALGRVLVALSEVDGPGDLRLVRAAHDCSGGGLIQTLVDSVLRYGVGASIDLAGLPGGVDDVTALFSESGARAVVAVAEGLVPAVAAAAEAEGVPWARLGTTGGDLLVVSGSDLLSDSGAPLVLDLAELRERSEATLPALF, encoded by the coding sequence ATGGCCGCCGCCCCCGAGCCCGCCGCCCCCGTCACCCCGCAGGCAGACGGGCTGGACGGGCGCCGACCCGTCGAGCACCCCGACACCGTCGCCGACGCGGCGGCCACCCCTGACAGGGAGATGCCCTACGCCGAGCTGGGCCTCAAGGACGAGGAGTACACCTCGATCACCGCTCTCCTGGGGCGCCGGCCCACGAACGCCGAGCTCGCCATGTACTCGGTCATGTGGTCCGAGCACTGCTCCTACAAGTCCTCCAAGATCCACCTGCGCCAGTTCGCGGACAAGACGACGCCCGAGATGCGCGAGCACCTCCTGGTCGGCATGGGCCAGAACGCCGGCGTCGTCGACATCGGTGACGGGTGGGCCGTCACCTACAAGGTGGAGTCCCACAACCACCCCAGCTTCGTCGAGCCCTACCAGGGGGCGGCCACCGGAGTGGGGGGCATCGTGCGGGACATCATCTCCATGGGCGCCCGTCCCGTGGCGGTCATGGACCAGCTGCGCTTCGGTGCCGTCGACCACCCCGACACCGCGCGCGTCGTCCACGGCGTCGTGGCGGGAGTCGGGGGCTACGGCAACTGCCTGGGCCTGCCCAACATCGGTGGCGAGACCGAGTTCGACGCCTCCTACCAGGACAATCCTCTCGTCAACGCCCTGTGCGTGGGCGTGCTGCGCCACGAGGACATCCACCTGGCCAACGCCAGCGGCGAGGGCAACAAGGTCGTCCTGTTCGGGGCTCGCACAGGCGGGGACGGGATCGGCGGTGCCTCGATCCTGGCCAGCGAGTCCTTCGAGGACGGTGTGCCGGCCAAGCGCCCCAGCGTCCAGGTCGGTGACCCGTTCATGGAGAAGGTCCTCATCGAGTGCTGTCTCGACCTGTTCGAGGGCGGGCTCGTGCTCGGGATCCAGGACCTGGGAGCCGCGGGCATCTCCTGCGCCACGAGCGAGCTGGCCTCCAACGGTGACGGCGGCATGCACGTCGACCTCGAGAAGGTGCTTCTGCGCGACCCCACGCTCACTGCCGGGGAGATCCTCATGAGCGAGTCCCAGGAGCGCATGATGGCCGTCGTCGCCCCCGATCAGCTCGACGACTTCATGGCCGTCATCGACAGGTGGGACGTCGAGGCCTCCGTCATCGGCGAGGTCAACGGCTCGGGCCGACTGACCATCGACCACTTCGGGGAGCGCATCGTCGACGTCGACCCGCGGACCGTGGCGCACGAGGGCCCCACCTACGACCGCCCCTACGCCCGCCCCGCCTGGCAGGACGCCCTCAACGCCGACACCACCGCGTCCCTGCCCCGCCCGACCAGCGCCACCGAGCTCGCCGAGCAGGTGCTGGCCGTCGTCACGAGCCCGGGTCAGGCCTCGGTCGCCTGGGTCACCGACCAGTACGACCGCTTCGTGCGCGGCGACACCGCACTGGCCCAGCCCGACGACGCCGGCGTCGTGCGCGTCGACGAGGCCACCGGCAGGGGAGTGGCCATCGCCACCGACGCCAACGGCCGCTTCACCAAGCTCGACCCGGCCACGGGGGCGGCCCAGGCGCTGGCCGAGTCCTACCGCAACGTGTGCACCGTGGGGGCCAGGCCGCGTGCCGTCACCGACTGCCTCAACTTCGGCTCGCCGGAGGACCCTGACGCCATGTGGCAGCTTGTCGAGGCCATCACCGGTCTCGCGGAGGCCTGCCGCACGATGGGCGTGCCGGTCACCGGCGGGAACGTCTCCCTGTACAACTCCCACGGCCCGGTCAAGGGCCTGCCCGACTCCTCGATCAACCCCACCCCGGTCGTCGGCGTCCTCGGTGTCATGGACGACGTGCGCCGTGCCAACCCCTCGGGCTGGCACGAGGAGGGTCTGGCGATCGTCGTCCTGGGTCAGACCAGTGAGGAGCTCGACGGCTCGGTGTGGGCCAAGGTGGTCCACGACCACCTCGGCGGGATGCCTCCGACGGTGGACCTCGAGGCCGAGATGGCTCTGGGGAGGGTGCTCGTCGCGTTGAGCGAGGTCGACGGGCCCGGGGACCTGCGCCTCGTGCGCGCCGCTCACGACTGCTCGGGCGGTGGGCTCATCCAGACCCTCGTCGACTCGGTGCTGCGCTACGGCGTGGGGGCGAGCATCGACCTCGCCGGCCTGCCCGGGGGCGTCGACGACGTCACCGCCCTGTTCTCCGAGTCCGGGGCGCGGGCCGTCGTCGCCGTCGCCGAGGGCCTCGTGCCGGCGGTAGCGGCTGCCGCCGAGGCCGAGGGCGTGCCCTGGGCCCGGCTGGGCACGACCGGCGGGGACCTCCTCGTCGTCTCCGGCAGCGACCTGCTCTCCGACTCCGGCGCTCCGCTCGTGCTCGACCTTGCCGAGCTGCGCGAACGCAGCGAGGCGACCCTGCCGGCGCTGTTCTGA
- a CDS encoding TM2 domain-containing protein gives MSIPSLPAPSQKNKVVVWLLAFFLGHLGAHNFYLGETKEGIYHLVLLAVYAVFFYVLGGISSIFVLLAYVVALANWGWAMYQAYQASQRPDVV, from the coding sequence ATGTCCATCCCCTCCCTCCCCGCCCCCTCTCAGAAGAACAAGGTCGTTGTCTGGCTGCTCGCCTTCTTCCTCGGCCACCTCGGAGCTCACAACTTCTACCTCGGTGAGACGAAGGAGGGCATCTACCACCTCGTGCTCCTGGCCGTCTACGCCGTCTTCTTCTACGTCCTGGGTGGGATCTCCAGCATCTTCGTCCTGCTGGCCTACGTGGTCGCCCTTGCCAACTGGGGCTGGGCCATGTACCAGGCCTACCAGGCCTCCCAGCGCCCCGACGTGGTCTGA